A window from Syntrophus gentianae encodes these proteins:
- the purE gene encoding 5-(carboxyamino)imidazole ribonucleotide mutase — MNKNIDMVSIVMGSDSDYPIMDEAVKILKSFSVAHEVVLTSAHRSPARTSDFAQQAAERNVKVIIVGAGAAAHLAGVIASQTTLPVIGVPIDATALHGLDALLSTVQMPGGIPVATMAIGKAGAKNAALLAIRILSLTDADLQQKLCAYIDTMSQEVEKKQEDLLKKIRS, encoded by the coding sequence ATGAACAAAAACATCGATATGGTCAGCATCGTGATGGGAAGTGATTCCGATTATCCAATCATGGATGAGGCTGTAAAAATTCTCAAATCTTTTTCAGTTGCCCACGAAGTCGTCTTGACCTCTGCACACCGCTCCCCCGCCAGGACATCCGATTTCGCCCAACAGGCAGCTGAGCGTAACGTCAAGGTCATTATCGTCGGGGCCGGCGCCGCCGCGCATCTGGCCGGCGTCATCGCCTCCCAGACAACCCTGCCCGTCATCGGTGTTCCCATCGATGCAACGGCACTTCATGGTCTGGACGCCCTCCTGTCCACCGTTCAGATGCCTGGAGGCATTCCCGTAGCGACCATGGCCATCGGCAAAGCCGGTGCGAAGAACGCCGCGCTGCTGGCCATCCGCATTTTATCATTGACGGATGCGGACCTGCAGCAAAAGCTCTGCGCCTACATCGACACAATGTCTCAGGAAGTTGAAAAGAAGCAGGAAGACCTTCTCAAGAAGATTCGTTCGTGA
- the purD gene encoding phosphoribosylamine--glycine ligase — protein sequence MKNILLIGNGAREHVLAETIVQSLHHPKLFSYMKTNNPGIASLSEKIQLGSYADLDAIQAFAKVSEVSLAVIGPEDPLNNGVVDCLIKSGIPCVGPQKSLARLETSKSFTRSLLQKYHVPGNISFKTFSSTEGIEAFLDDLEGIVLKPDGLTGGKGVLVQGDHFQSRKEALKACREILEIHPTVTIEEKLEGEEFSLQCLCDGKTVVATPPVQDHKRRFVDDQGPNTGGMGSYSCENHLLPFLTEKDIAAGLSITQAVADALYRETGLYYKGVMYGGFMITRSGVKLLEYNARFGDPEAMNILPLLKTDFLDLCTAIVEGTLDSLPIEFEKKATVCKYIVPKAYGLPADSPEAQSTSSRIEIGDVGAARLYYSSVDQKADGLYMTSSRAIGVVGIASRIEEAETVAEKAVAAITGPVDHRPDIGTWPLLEKRIRHIEEIKGKSG from the coding sequence ATGAAGAATATCCTACTCATAGGAAATGGAGCGCGGGAACATGTCCTTGCGGAGACCATTGTTCAATCGCTGCATCATCCCAAGCTCTTTTCCTATATGAAAACGAACAATCCCGGGATCGCCTCTCTTTCCGAGAAAATTCAACTGGGAAGTTATGCTGATCTGGATGCCATTCAGGCGTTCGCGAAGGTCAGTGAAGTCTCTCTCGCCGTCATCGGCCCGGAGGACCCCCTGAACAACGGGGTGGTCGATTGCCTGATTAAATCAGGAATACCCTGTGTCGGTCCCCAGAAAAGTCTGGCCCGACTTGAGACGTCAAAATCCTTCACTCGAAGCTTACTGCAGAAGTATCATGTTCCCGGAAACATCTCTTTCAAAACCTTTTCCTCCACAGAAGGAATCGAGGCCTTCCTTGATGATCTCGAAGGAATCGTTCTCAAACCGGATGGTTTAACCGGCGGTAAGGGTGTGCTCGTGCAGGGAGATCATTTCCAATCCCGAAAGGAGGCCCTGAAAGCCTGCCGGGAAATCCTCGAAATCCATCCCACGGTGACGATCGAGGAAAAGCTGGAGGGGGAAGAATTTTCTCTTCAGTGCCTCTGCGACGGTAAAACCGTCGTGGCCACGCCGCCGGTCCAGGATCACAAGCGGCGTTTTGTCGATGACCAGGGTCCCAATACAGGCGGCATGGGCTCCTACTCCTGCGAAAACCACCTTCTGCCTTTCCTGACCGAAAAAGACATTGCGGCGGGACTGTCCATCACCCAGGCCGTGGCCGACGCACTTTACCGGGAGACAGGCCTCTATTACAAGGGGGTGATGTACGGGGGCTTCATGATCACCCGTTCGGGGGTAAAGCTTCTCGAATACAATGCCCGGTTCGGTGATCCTGAAGCCATGAATATCCTGCCGCTTTTGAAAACGGATTTTCTCGATCTCTGTACGGCCATTGTCGAGGGGACGCTGGACAGTCTTCCCATTGAATTTGAAAAGAAAGCCACCGTCTGCAAGTATATCGTCCCAAAGGCTTACGGCCTGCCCGCCGACTCTCCCGAGGCACAGTCCACCTCCTCCCGCATCGAAATCGGAGACGTGGGGGCTGCGCGCCTATACTATTCCTCCGTTGACCAGAAGGCCGATGGACTTTATATGACTTCATCCCGGGCAATCGGCGTCGTGGGTATTGCCAGTCGCATCGAGGAAGCGGAAACGGTCGCTGAAAAAGCCGTTGCAGCCATAACAGGCCCCGTGGACCACCGCCCTGACATCGGAACCTGGCCGCTACTTGAAAAGCGCATTCGCCATATTGAGGAAATCAAGGGCAAATCGGGCTGA
- the purH gene encoding bifunctional phosphoribosylaminoimidazolecarboxamide formyltransferase/IMP cyclohydrolase: protein MNLVSIKRVLISVTDKAGIVEFAKGLTQYGVEILSTGGTAAQLRQNGLAVRDVSDYTGFPEMMDGRLKTLHPKIHGGLLALRDQESHQEAARNHGIEMIDMVVINLYRLEDTVSRKGCSLEEAIENIDIGGPTMLRAAAKNYRFVSVVTDPADYARILEEMKEQGGRISEATNFELSVKTFQLTARYDAAISNYLGKLTPYGGTSKDFPDTLTVQFEKAQDLRYGENPHQQAIFYREHNPFPASIASARQLHGKELSYNNIMDSDAAWNMVSDFSLPAAVIMKHANPCGAATTSGNLSEAYQKALATDPISAFGGIVALNRLVDRKTAGEIVKTFLEVVIAPGFDEEALDLLRAKQNLRMLEIPGEYQKNSLGYDFRRVVGGLLVQERDKSSFDIRQAKIVTSRKPTEEEYQALDFAWRAVKHVKSNAIIFTAKDQLVGVGAGQMSRVDSVKMARMKAILPTEGCVLASDAFFPFRDGVDVAAEAGITAIIQPGGSLRDDETIRAAIEHGMAMIFTGIRHFKH, encoded by the coding sequence ATGAATCTTGTTTCCATAAAGCGCGTACTCATCAGCGTAACAGACAAAGCGGGAATCGTTGAATTTGCGAAGGGTTTGACCCAGTACGGCGTGGAAATTCTTTCAACGGGAGGAACAGCGGCTCAATTGAGGCAAAACGGCCTGGCTGTCCGTGATGTTTCCGATTATACGGGATTTCCCGAGATGATGGACGGAAGACTGAAAACGCTCCACCCCAAGATCCATGGGGGGCTGCTGGCGCTCCGGGATCAGGAAAGCCATCAGGAAGCGGCAAGAAATCATGGAATCGAGATGATCGATATGGTGGTCATCAATCTTTACCGCCTTGAGGACACCGTTTCCCGGAAAGGATGTTCCCTTGAGGAAGCCATCGAAAACATCGATATCGGCGGCCCGACGATGCTTCGGGCCGCCGCGAAGAATTACCGTTTTGTCAGTGTTGTGACGGACCCCGCAGACTACGCCAGAATCCTTGAAGAAATGAAAGAACAGGGCGGTCGGATCTCCGAGGCGACCAACTTTGAGCTATCCGTAAAGACCTTCCAGCTTACGGCAAGGTATGATGCAGCCATATCCAATTACCTAGGGAAACTGACACCTTACGGTGGAACATCCAAAGATTTCCCCGATACCCTGACGGTCCAGTTCGAGAAGGCCCAGGATCTCCGTTACGGCGAAAATCCTCATCAACAGGCCATCTTCTATCGTGAACATAATCCCTTTCCGGCCTCGATCGCCAGCGCCCGTCAGCTGCACGGAAAAGAGCTATCCTATAACAACATCATGGACAGCGATGCGGCATGGAATATGGTCTCTGATTTTTCCCTGCCCGCCGCCGTCATCATGAAACACGCCAATCCCTGTGGCGCAGCCACAACCTCCGGGAATCTTTCCGAGGCGTATCAAAAAGCCCTGGCAACGGACCCGATATCCGCCTTTGGTGGCATTGTCGCCCTCAATCGACTGGTCGACAGAAAAACAGCGGGAGAAATCGTCAAGACTTTTCTGGAAGTCGTTATTGCACCCGGCTTCGATGAGGAGGCCTTAGACCTTTTAAGGGCAAAACAAAATTTGAGGATGCTGGAAATTCCGGGGGAATATCAGAAGAATTCTTTAGGTTATGACTTTCGGCGGGTCGTTGGTGGGCTTCTTGTGCAGGAACGGGACAAAAGCTCTTTTGATATCCGTCAAGCCAAAATTGTTACTTCGCGAAAACCAACGGAGGAAGAATACCAAGCCCTGGATTTTGCCTGGCGGGCCGTCAAACATGTCAAGTCCAACGCCATCATCTTTACAGCCAAGGATCAGTTGGTTGGGGTCGGCGCTGGGCAAATGAGCCGCGTTGATTCTGTCAAGATGGCCAGAATGAAAGCCATCTTGCCGACAGAAGGCTGCGTACTGGCCTCCGATGCCTTCTTCCCCTTCCGTGACGGAGTGGATGTGGCTGCCGAAGCGGGAATAACGGCGATCATTCAACCAGGGGGATCCCTGCGGGACGATGAAACCATCCGGGCTGCAATCGAACACGGAATGGCTATGATCTTCACGGGAATCCGCCATTTTAAACATTAG
- a CDS encoding cell division protein ZapA, with amino-acid sequence MKKDYHIKILGQEFTVLSDSGDEHVRSVMEYINHKVTELQNKAPNTSTLNVAILVALNIADEYMKLLRGDKDEIFSQIDRQAQNLINLIDEIR; translated from the coding sequence ATGAAAAAAGATTATCACATCAAGATACTGGGCCAGGAATTTACCGTTTTAAGTGATTCGGGGGATGAACACGTAAGAAGCGTTATGGAATATATCAATCATAAGGTGACGGAATTGCAAAACAAAGCCCCCAACACCAGCACCTTGAATGTTGCTATACTGGTCGCTCTAAACATCGCAGACGAATATATGAAACTACTTCGTGGTGACAAAGACGAGATTTTCAGCCAAATAGACAGACAGGCACAAAATTTGATAAACCTTATCGATGAAATAAGATAA
- the tyrS gene encoding tyrosine--tRNA ligase has translation MKNVYDVFLERGFIEQVTDETEVRKALEKPLTCYIGFDPTATSLHIGSLVPIMALVHLQRNGHRPIALVGAGTALIGDPSGKTEMRQVLSRETIDFNAQCLRKQFSRYLDFEDQKALMLNNADWLTNLNYIGFLRDIGRHFSVNKMLAAESYKIRLEKGLSFIEFNYMLLQAYDFLHLFQNHECVMQMGGNDQWGNMLAGVDLIRRIEGKTAQSMTFPLFTTATGQKMGKTEKGTIWLDPEMTSPYDYYQYWINTDDADVGKFLALFTFLPMEEVNQVKSLSDKELNMAKAILAFEATRITHGEDAAIAAWQASVAAFGEKVLDPSLMPSSTIPRGQVAKEASAIPSITKTWDELAQGIPAYELVYECGLCSSKGEARRLIAQGGGYMNDEPIPAFDALISTDHLDGDGHIRLRKGKKKYMIVKVEEKK, from the coding sequence TTGAAAAACGTATATGATGTCTTTCTGGAAAGAGGCTTTATCGAACAGGTTACCGATGAAACGGAAGTAAGAAAAGCCCTTGAAAAGCCACTCACCTGCTACATTGGTTTCGATCCTACGGCGACCAGCCTGCATATCGGAAGCCTGGTTCCTATTATGGCCCTTGTTCATCTGCAAAGGAATGGTCACCGGCCTATTGCACTTGTCGGCGCCGGAACCGCTCTGATCGGAGATCCAAGCGGAAAAACGGAGATGCGTCAGGTATTGTCGCGAGAAACCATTGATTTTAATGCCCAATGCTTACGAAAGCAATTCAGCCGGTATCTGGACTTTGAGGATCAAAAAGCACTGATGCTCAATAATGCCGACTGGTTAACGAACTTGAACTACATCGGCTTTTTACGCGATATCGGGCGTCACTTCAGCGTGAACAAGATGCTTGCTGCTGAAAGTTACAAGATCCGCCTGGAGAAGGGGTTAAGCTTCATAGAATTTAACTATATGCTGCTGCAAGCCTACGATTTTTTACACCTGTTTCAGAATCATGAATGCGTCATGCAAATGGGTGGAAATGATCAGTGGGGGAATATGCTGGCCGGAGTCGATCTTATCAGGAGGATCGAAGGCAAAACTGCCCAGAGCATGACTTTCCCTTTGTTTACGACGGCAACAGGTCAAAAAATGGGCAAAACGGAAAAGGGAACTATATGGCTGGATCCTGAAATGACCTCGCCATATGACTACTATCAATACTGGATCAATACGGACGATGCGGATGTTGGGAAATTTCTCGCTTTGTTTACCTTCCTGCCGATGGAAGAGGTCAATCAAGTGAAATCCTTGAGTGATAAAGAGTTGAATATGGCAAAGGCGATCCTGGCTTTTGAAGCGACTCGAATCACCCATGGTGAAGACGCGGCGATTGCGGCATGGCAGGCATCTGTTGCCGCGTTCGGGGAAAAAGTGCTGGATCCGTCCCTGATGCCCTCAAGTACGATTCCCCGCGGTCAAGTTGCAAAAGAAGCGTCTGCCATACCCTCCATTACGAAAACATGGGATGAGCTTGCCCAGGGGATCCCGGCGTATGAACTTGTATATGAGTGCGGTTTGTGTAGTTCGAAAGGCGAGGCCCGGAGGCTGATTGCTCAGGGCGGCGGTTATATGAATGATGAACCTATTCCTGCCTTCGATGCTCTCATATCAACAGATCATTTAGATGGCGATGGTCACATAAGATTGCGAAAAGGCAAGAAGAAATATATGATTGTCAAGGTTGAAGAAAAAAAATAG
- the dusB gene encoding tRNA dihydrouridine synthase DusB, which produces MNKIDGSDAVHRLSLGSLELKNNMILAPLAGVSNMAFRVIAREAGCALAFTEMISANGLVRGNDKSRHYLLSSEEDKPLGVQVFGSDPVFLADAVRIADEQGADLIDINMGCPVKKVVKNGAGAALLKDPDRVSKILEMVRKATRKPLTVKIRSGWNGQNINAVRIAQIAEHQGIDAVIVHARTAVQGFAGSADWRVIEEVKNSVGITVIGNGDVKSGVDARDMIRLTGCDGVMIGRGALGNPWIFKSAVSVASEETGPDMPTLIERKEMIVRHLEAESLLGGSDGAVVRFRKHLLWYTKRLRGGSVFRAKATTISEKNLLMDEIERFFNSAEMTS; this is translated from the coding sequence ATGAATAAAATTGACGGCAGCGATGCAGTGCACAGGCTTTCCCTGGGTTCTCTCGAACTGAAGAATAATATGATATTGGCTCCCCTGGCAGGAGTTTCCAATATGGCTTTCCGGGTCATTGCCCGGGAAGCAGGGTGTGCTCTGGCTTTTACGGAAATGATCAGTGCCAATGGCCTGGTTCGCGGGAATGACAAAAGCCGTCATTATCTGCTGTCCAGTGAAGAGGATAAGCCCTTGGGGGTTCAGGTCTTTGGAAGTGATCCGGTTTTCCTGGCTGATGCCGTGCGGATTGCCGATGAGCAGGGAGCCGATCTTATCGATATCAACATGGGCTGCCCGGTTAAAAAAGTGGTTAAAAATGGCGCCGGGGCCGCCTTGCTCAAAGACCCTGATCGAGTGTCGAAAATACTGGAGATGGTACGAAAGGCCACTCGAAAACCATTAACCGTCAAGATCCGTTCCGGTTGGAACGGTCAAAACATAAACGCGGTCCGGATTGCTCAAATCGCCGAGCATCAGGGAATCGATGCCGTGATCGTTCATGCCAGGACGGCTGTTCAGGGATTTGCCGGCTCGGCTGACTGGAGGGTTATCGAAGAAGTCAAAAATTCCGTCGGGATTACAGTCATCGGAAACGGCGATGTCAAATCGGGGGTTGATGCTCGGGATATGATCAGACTGACGGGTTGTGACGGTGTTATGATCGGAAGGGGAGCGCTGGGAAATCCCTGGATCTTCAAGAGTGCCGTTTCCGTCGCGTCGGAGGAAACAGGTCCCGATATGCCCACGTTGATTGAGCGTAAAGAAATGATTGTGAGGCACCTGGAGGCGGAATCCCTTCTGGGGGGGAGTGACGGCGCCGTCGTCCGCTTTCGAAAACACCTCCTTTGGTATACGAAAAGATTAAGAGGGGGATCGGTTTTCCGGGCAAAAGCCACCACAATAAGTGAAAAAAATTTATTGATGGATGAGATCGAACGTTTTTTCAATTCGGCCGAGATGACTTCTTAA
- the rny gene encoding ribonuclease Y, giving the protein MIAFTMLGLIAIGLAIGYFLKFRLSQKRLESSENLALRIVDEAKKEAETIKKEAVLQTKENLLRLKGEFEKETRERKQDLDTLERRIRSKEENLDKRMDALSQKENGIDSREKNLLSKETQLTEKHEKLNRLIEEQQEKLEQIASITSEEAKAFLMQSMEASAKHDAAILIRKIEEDAKRDADKKSREIIAYAVQRYAGDYVAENTVSVVNLPSDEMKGRIIGREGRNIRAIEAATGIDLIVDDTPEAVVLSSFDPIRREVAKISLERLITDGRIHPGRIEDIVKKVRIEVDNIIKETGERVSFDVGVHDIHPEIINLLGSLKYRTSFSQNVLQHSIDVAHLTGMMASELKMNVKEAKRAGLLHDIGKAVDHKIEGTHAAIGADYAKRFGESQRIVQAIAAHHDDGRTNTLLGVLVQAADTLSAARPGARREMLETYVKRLEELENIANSFSGVDKCYAIQAGREIRILVGSEKMSDNDAVMLCKDIVHKIESELTYPGQIKVTVIRETRVSDFAK; this is encoded by the coding sequence ATGATCGCATTTACTATGTTGGGATTAATTGCCATTGGATTGGCGATTGGTTATTTTTTGAAATTCCGGCTTTCTCAAAAACGTTTGGAGTCATCGGAAAATCTAGCCTTGCGGATTGTTGACGAGGCCAAAAAAGAGGCTGAGACCATAAAAAAAGAGGCCGTACTCCAAACCAAAGAGAACCTTCTGAGACTGAAGGGAGAGTTCGAGAAGGAAACGAGAGAAAGGAAGCAGGATCTGGACACTCTGGAGAGAAGAATTCGTTCTAAGGAAGAAAATCTCGATAAGCGCATGGATGCACTTTCCCAGAAGGAAAATGGAATAGACAGTCGGGAAAAGAACCTGCTCTCTAAAGAAACTCAGCTCACTGAAAAACATGAAAAGCTCAATCGGCTCATTGAGGAGCAACAGGAAAAACTGGAGCAGATTGCCAGCATCACCTCGGAAGAGGCGAAAGCGTTTTTAATGCAGTCTATGGAGGCTTCTGCGAAGCACGATGCGGCCATCTTGATCCGTAAAATTGAAGAAGACGCAAAGCGGGATGCCGACAAGAAGTCCCGGGAAATCATTGCTTATGCCGTGCAGCGGTATGCCGGCGATTATGTGGCGGAAAATACCGTGTCTGTCGTGAATCTCCCCAGCGACGAGATGAAGGGACGCATTATCGGCAGGGAGGGCCGAAATATCCGGGCCATAGAGGCAGCGACGGGGATTGATCTGATTGTTGATGATACCCCGGAAGCCGTTGTGCTGTCCAGTTTCGATCCGATTAGACGGGAAGTGGCGAAAATATCCCTGGAAAGGCTGATCACGGACGGAAGAATTCATCCGGGCAGAATTGAAGATATTGTCAAGAAAGTAAGAATAGAAGTGGATAATATTATCAAGGAAACCGGGGAGAGAGTTTCTTTTGACGTAGGAGTGCACGATATTCATCCGGAAATCATTAATCTTCTGGGAAGCCTCAAATATCGGACGAGCTTTTCTCAGAATGTTCTTCAACATTCCATTGATGTCGCCCATTTGACCGGCATGATGGCGTCGGAATTGAAAATGAATGTTAAGGAAGCGAAACGGGCCGGTTTGCTTCATGATATCGGCAAGGCTGTTGACCACAAGATAGAGGGCACGCATGCGGCAATCGGGGCCGACTATGCGAAACGCTTTGGTGAGTCTCAGCGCATTGTGCAGGCCATTGCCGCCCATCATGACGACGGCAGAACGAATACCTTGCTCGGGGTCCTGGTTCAGGCCGCGGATACCTTGTCCGCTGCGAGGCCGGGAGCTCGGAGGGAAATGCTGGAAACCTATGTAAAACGCCTGGAGGAATTGGAAAATATAGCCAATTCATTCAGTGGCGTGGACAAGTGTTACGCCATCCAAGCCGGAAGGGAAATCCGGATTCTGGTTGGAAGTGAGAAGATGTCGGATAATGACGCAGTGATGCTCTGCAAGGATATTGTCCATAAGATCGAGTCGGAATTGACGTATCCCGGTCAGATCAAGGTAACGGTTATTCGAGAAACACGGGTATCAGATTTCGCAAAATAG
- a CDS encoding TIGR00282 family metallophosphoesterase: MRILFIGDIVGKPGRRAIRELLPNIICTHDIDFIIANCENAASGFGITREIVDELYRSSIDVLTSGNHIWDKKEIRDFVEDYEYLLRPANYPEGTPGWGRVLFTTQAGINVGILNLAGRVFMQPIDCPFRTAEKELAAFAGKANIIVVDMHAEATSEKKALGWYLDGRVSAVLGTHTHVQTADEEILPGGTAYISDAGMTGPFDSVIGVKKDVVIEKFLYQIPNRFDVAKGDVRLQGVMFDVNEKDGKCSRIQRLSVRLDS; encoded by the coding sequence ATGAGAATCCTATTTATAGGAGATATTGTCGGTAAACCGGGAAGAAGGGCCATCCGTGAGCTTCTCCCCAACATTATTTGCACCCATGACATTGATTTCATCATAGCCAATTGCGAGAATGCAGCCTCGGGTTTTGGCATTACCCGGGAGATTGTCGATGAGTTGTATCGGAGTTCGATTGATGTCCTGACCTCTGGAAATCATATTTGGGATAAAAAGGAGATTCGTGATTTCGTTGAAGATTACGAATACTTGCTCCGGCCGGCGAATTACCCTGAGGGAACCCCCGGGTGGGGGCGGGTTCTTTTTACAACACAGGCCGGCATAAATGTCGGGATTTTAAATCTGGCCGGGAGGGTATTTATGCAGCCGATCGATTGTCCCTTCCGAACGGCAGAAAAAGAGCTGGCAGCCTTTGCCGGAAAAGCGAACATCATTGTTGTCGATATGCATGCCGAGGCGACTTCGGAAAAAAAGGCCCTGGGATGGTATTTGGATGGACGCGTGAGTGCGGTACTGGGAACGCATACCCATGTCCAGACTGCGGATGAAGAGATTTTGCCCGGTGGCACAGCCTATATAAGCGATGCAGGAATGACGGGGCCTTTCGATTCCGTGATCGGTGTGAAGAAGGATGTCGTGATAGAAAAATTCCTCTATCAGATTCCCAATAGGTTTGATGTGGCAAAAGGGGATGTCAGGCTGCAGGGGGTTATGTTCGATGTTAATGAGAAGGATGGTAAATGTTCAAGGATTCAACGCCTGAGTGTCCGTCTGGATTCCTAA
- a CDS encoding L-threonylcarbamoyladenylate synthase translates to MTFIKIDPVNPEPARISSVAESLRQGQILAYPTETFYGLGADARNEAAISKLFSIKGRDFSNPIPILIGTEEELEGLVAEVPEAAKRLIHVFWPGPLTLIFRASKKISPRLSAHTGLIGIRISSHPIARSLTRSLGAPLTTTSANLSGGKESKTAQEVAHSIGPLLDGIVDGGSTPGIKGSTIVNIAVNPPKILRVGMIPENEITEVLG, encoded by the coding sequence ATGACGTTCATAAAGATTGACCCCGTAAATCCTGAACCGGCCCGAATTTCCTCTGTCGCTGAAAGTCTGCGTCAGGGACAGATTCTGGCCTATCCCACCGAAACGTTCTATGGTTTGGGAGCAGACGCAAGAAACGAAGCAGCCATTTCGAAACTTTTCAGCATCAAGGGAAGGGATTTCAGCAATCCGATCCCAATTCTCATTGGAACGGAGGAAGAGCTGGAAGGACTCGTTGCGGAGGTTCCGGAAGCGGCAAAAAGGCTGATTCACGTCTTCTGGCCAGGCCCCCTGACACTGATCTTCCGCGCTTCCAAGAAAATTTCTCCCCGGTTGTCGGCTCATACCGGACTGATCGGGATCCGGATATCAAGCCATCCCATCGCCCGGAGCCTGACCCGATCCCTGGGAGCCCCCCTGACGACCACGAGCGCCAATCTCTCCGGCGGCAAAGAGAGTAAGACAGCTCAGGAGGTCGCCCATTCGATCGGCCCTCTCCTGGATGGCATTGTTGACGGGGGCAGCACCCCCGGAATCAAGGGATCCACTATTGTCAACATCGCCGTGAATCCTCCCAAGATCCTTCGGGTCGGCATGATCCCGGAAAATGAGATAACGGAAGTACTGGGCTGA
- a CDS encoding sugar phosphate nucleotidyltransferase, translated as MKKNPLGVIILAAGKGTRMKSEQAKVLHCVSGQPMLKYSIELARKIMAEKIVVVVGHQAEVVKAKFRDEGLIFVEQREQLGTGHAVMQARPQLEDFSGNILILCGDVPLLSLETVRHLLDCHLEEKSVVTVLTAMLENPFGYGRIVKTPAGEVLKIVEERDASIEEKKIKEFNSGIYCVDSSFLLQAVGEIKNDNAQKEYYLTDIVEIACQRNLSVRAVLVENAQEILGINTPEDLQRAEDRMMRISRGEVR; from the coding sequence ATGAAGAAAAACCCTCTGGGTGTGATTATTCTTGCCGCAGGCAAGGGAACCCGAATGAAATCCGAGCAGGCTAAAGTACTTCACTGCGTCAGTGGTCAGCCCATGCTGAAATACTCGATTGAGCTTGCCAGGAAAATCATGGCGGAGAAAATTGTCGTCGTTGTCGGTCACCAGGCAGAGGTTGTCAAGGCAAAGTTCAGGGATGAGGGCCTGATTTTTGTTGAACAGCGCGAACAGTTGGGTACGGGGCATGCCGTTATGCAGGCCAGACCGCAACTTGAAGATTTCTCAGGCAATATTCTTATCCTATGTGGAGATGTCCCCCTCCTTTCTCTGGAAACGGTAAGGCATCTTTTAGATTGTCATCTTGAGGAAAAATCCGTTGTTACCGTCCTCACCGCCATGCTGGAGAATCCTTTCGGCTATGGTCGCATTGTGAAAACGCCGGCAGGAGAAGTCCTTAAGATTGTAGAAGAGCGGGATGCATCCATCGAAGAAAAGAAGATCAAGGAATTCAATTCGGGGATCTATTGTGTCGATAGTTCATTCCTTCTGCAGGCGGTGGGGGAAATAAAAAACGACAATGCCCAGAAGGAATACTATCTGACGGATATTGTTGAAATTGCCTGTCAGAGAAACCTGTCTGTCAGGGCTGTCCTGGTTGAGAATGCTCAAGAGATTCTGGGTATCAATACGCCTGAGGACCTTCAGCGGGCGGAAGATCGCATGATGAGAATATCCCGGGGCGAGGTACGATAA